DNA from Planctomycetaceae bacterium:
GGCAAACGAGACACTCGAAGTCTGGCGAGCCATCGCAGCCAACGCGATAAACAACGCAGGTTCTGCCAAAGCGGAAAAATGCACTTCCCTACTCGAACCCATTCCTTCAAAACTCGAGCCGGTGTCTAATGCGCCGATGACAATGAAAAATCTCATCAGGCCAAGCAAGTACGCGGCCAGAATTAAATCACCACTAAAACTAAACAGGCTGCTGTTGCCACCGCCGAGAGGCACTATCATCATCGCCAGAATAACCGACGCGAAACAAACCAGCGGCGCGATTTGGAAAACCCAAGATGTCGTCGTACTGTAAACGGCTCCTTTATGAAACAGCCGCCACAGGTCGTAATACGGCTGGAGAATCGGCTGACCCTGCCGGCCGGCGAATTTCGCTTTGACGCGATTGATTACGCCAAGCAGCATCGGCGAAAGCAGCAAAGCGGCGAAAGGCTGAATTATTTTAATCGCTAAATCCATTATCGCAGTTTCCATACCATAAGAATTATCAGAGTTATCGCGATATACAGCACATACATCTGCACCACGCCGTATTGAACCCAGTGCATTTTACTCATCAGCGCATCGACCCATTTGAATATCGGCCGGTATAAATATTCACTGCTGACGTCGGGCGTGTGCGATTCGAACTGCGCCTGCTGCGGGAATAATTTCGTAATCTTTTCAGATTTGCTTTTGCTGTATAACACGCTTTTAAACATATCTACAATCGGATGAGAAAACGACGACGAGGTATATTGCATTCGCGAAGTCGCGCCGATATAACCACAATCCCACGTGGGCGATTGCGTTACAGGATTTTTCGCGAGCATCTTTTTCCGCAAAAACATAAGAATCAGAACAAAAACTATCAGCGTTACTGACACCATGGAAATAATAAATAGTATATTTTTCACCGGACTAATCTGTGCAGTTATCTGGTCAGCGGACAGTGCAGTAAGTGAAGCTGACGCGGACGCAACAACCGGCAATATCAGCGGAGCGGCCAAACCAACGATAACGCAAAGGCCGGCAAGTATCCACATCGCGAAATTCATTTCAGCGGTTACTTCGTGTGAATGTGCAGGCAGCGGGCAGCGAGATTCGCCGAGAAAAACAATACCGAATAATTTCGTAAACGCCGCCAAAGCAAAACCGCCAATTACCGACAGCGAAGCAATTGCACCAACTGTTGTCGCTACCAAAGGCAGCCCGTCTGTTATCGCGGCAGAGAACGAACCATAATACAAAATAAATTCGCTGACAAAACCGTTCAATGGCGGAAGGCCGCATATCGCGACAGAACCTATTGCGAAAGCAGCCGCGGTTTTCGGCATACGTTTGATAAGGCCGCCGAGCAGATCCATATAACGAGTGCCGGTAGTATGCAGAATCGCGCCTGCGCCCATAAATAACAGGCTTTTAAAAATTGAATGATTGATTGTGTGCATCAGTGCGCCGGCAAAACCCAAAATTGCAAGAACCTGTGAGCCTTGCGCAACACCGACAACGCCAAGGCCGAGCCCTATGATTATGATTCCGATATTTTCAACGCTCGAATATGCAAGCATACGTTTGAAATCGTGTTGAGCCAGTGCGAACAAAACGCCAAGTATTCCTGTGATTGCGCCAAGGCCAATCAGCAGCCAGCCCCACCATACTTCGACCGTCGGCAAAATGTAAATCGTGCGGACAATACCATAGATGCCCATCTTTATCATTACGCCGGACATTATCGCTGAAACGTGACTTGGTGCGGCAGGATGCGCTTCAGGAAGCCAGACGTGCAAAGGCATAATTCCCGCTTTGGTTCCGAAGCCGACCAGCGAAAGCAAAAACAAAATCGACAGCGTCGTCGGGCCCGCTGATGAAAGAACTGCGGCAGAATCAAAACTCAACGTTCCGCTGTATTTGCCGAGAAGAATAAAAAACGCGAGCAGAAACGCTGTGCCGATATGAGTAGCGATAAGATAAATCCAGCCGGCCTGTCTGA
Protein-coding regions in this window:
- a CDS encoding NADH-quinone oxidoreductase subunit H, which produces MDLAIKIIQPFAALLLSPMLLGVINRVKAKFAGRQGQPILQPYYDLWRLFHKGAVYSTTTSWVFQIAPLVCFASVILAMMIVPLGGGNSSLFSFSGDLILAAYLLGLMRFFIVIGALDTGSSFEGMGSSREVHFSALAEPALFIALAAMARQTSSVSFAGIFAGVTTQMWTTGCATLLLAAAAMVIVLLTENARIPIDDPNTHLELTMIHEVMVLDNSGPDFGFILYGAALKLWLFSAILVGILLPVSGLAQWIAMPLTILGIFAVSVLVGIIESCMARLRLLSVPNLLLAAISLAILSLVFALRS